tttttctttttttgttagtTAACTTTTTACATTGCTGTGAAATTTGAAAGGTAGGAGAAGAGTTGACAAATAATTCTTAATTGTacttttatcttttttctttttataaaacaATAGACTTTTGATGACAAATTTAACTCTTTTAAAAAGTGTTAACTacgcgatatatatatatatatatatatatatatatatatatatatatatatatatatatatatatatatatatatatatatatatatatatatatatatatatatatatatatatatatatatataaaatacatgagttaaagtaaatcaaaaagataaatgataaaaattatgaaaaaatatgTGATTAATTGATTGTGTGTTGAAAATGAAATATACAATGAATctttataaacaaaattaattttaccAGCCAAATATCATATCATACAAAATCTAGAAGGATCATGCATAGTTAGAACAATAACTTGTTcatgaagaaggagaagaataTGAACTTCATCATTATGATCAAGCTTTGCTTGTTTAGTTAATTGATTGATCCATAGCATTACAAGAGTTAGCTTATATAACCTCTCTTTTTTGAGATGGTTGTAACTAAATTTAGGTTAGTTATATCCCTAAGTAACTCCTTATCAAAGCTAGGATCACTTACATTCTCATGCATAGCTTAGGATCATACATACATGTACTCTCTTCTAATACACTCCTTCAAGATCACAGTGGTTGCAACAAAACCACTTTGAGCTTGTTTCAAAAATCTACATAGTTGTTGGTAATGATTTGGTGAGTGCATCAGCCAGTTGGGCATGAGCTGGAACATGTTGTATGTGAAGTTGTTTGACCGCTATCTTCTCCTTAACAACGTGAATATTAGGCTCAATGTGATTGGTCCTCGCGTGCAGTATCATGTTATGAGATAGCAGGACAACCCTAAGGTTGTCACATAGTAAGGTGGGCACATGATACTCGACATACAGTTCATATAGAAGAGATTCAATCCACAATAATTCACTTGTGGTATGTGTCCAGGCCATGTATTTGGCTTTTATGCCTAAGCGTGCTACAAGCACTTGTTTCTTCGCGCTCCAATCAACTAAATTTGGTACAACGAATTCACATGAACGAGACGTTGAGCGGCTGTTATCAATGTCAATTGCCCAATCTGAATCGTTGTAGACACATAGAGAAATTTTGGTTGATGCAAGGTCGGTACAAGTAATAAACTGTGTGTTTCCGTACCACTTAAATAATGTAGAATTCGTTTAACTGCAGCTCAATGGGAGTCCAGTGGTAAGAACATGAATTGACATCCTGTTTTGACTGAGAAAGTTATGTCATGTTGAGTGAGAGTTAAGTATTGTAAGGCCCCAACTGTAGAATTATACATGAGCAAATCTGTTATGAAACCACTGTCGTGTTTGCTTAGTTTGCAGTGACTGAACAGGGGCGTTGCCACACCCTTTGATTCCATCATATGGACTTTGGATAATAAGTCATGAATGTACTCGGTATGTGTAAGAAGAAGAGTTCCATTGGCCTGATGATGAACTTCAATACGAAGAAAATGCTGAGGGACACTAAGTTTCTTAAGTGAAACTACGTGTAAAGTTTGTCAAAAAGCTCATGAATGAGTTTAGAAGAGGAACATGTTATGAGAATATCGACTACATAGACAAGCGCATATAGTTTGATATTGTGATGATTGTAAATGAACATAGAATAATCACATTTACTTGAGTTAAAACCAAAATGAACCAATGTGCGGTGGAGTTTTTCATACCATTCACATGGCACTTGTTTGAGGCCATAGATAGCTTTGATGAGCTTGTGAACTAACTGTAAATTCGAATCTTCAAAGCCAGGGGTTATTGCATATAAATATCCTCTTGCAAATATCCATTGAGTAATGCATTATTGATGTTAACTTGTTGAACTTCCCGTTTGTAGGTGAGAGCTAGTGTCGGAATTACTCGAATTGTTGTTGGCTTTACCATGAAAATGTTTCATGGAAGTAGAAGCCCTACTGCTAATTAAATCCTTTGGCCACAAGGCATGCTTTATACTTATTTATACTCTCCCATCAGGATTTTCTTTGGTCTTGAAAACCCTATTTGCTGCTAATTGTTTGGATATTTGGAGGTAAAGATGTGAGTTTCCACATGCCATTTTGCAGTATAGAATTATATTCAACTTACATAGCTTTAAAGCATTGGGGTTGTGACAATGCTTGTTTTTCCACATTAGAGTTtaacctaactcatccttacaaaaccggcttATAAGGTGAGGGGTGCTACTCTATATAAATTCTTTTAATGCTCCATCTCTAATCAAGGAGGTTGTTTAGTATACACTTCTTCAGAAATCACACCATTTAAAAAttcactcttaacatccatttgatataagaTAATATTATGATTAATAGCATAGGAAAGGAGTAGTCTGATTGCCTTTAACCTTGCAACAAGTGTAAAGGTTTTAGAGAAATCTATACCTTCTTGTTGATTGTAGCCTTGAGCTACAAGTCTAGATttatttcttaccacttctccttattcattgagcttgtttctgaagatcaATTTTGTTCTAATAATGTTCTTCCGATGAGGTTTGGGTACCAGATCctaaacatcattttttttgaaaCTAGTTAAGCTCTTCCTGCATAGCCACAATCCATCCATCATCTGATAAAACTTCATCAGCAAAAGTAGGTTCAATCATGGAGATGAGTACTAGCATAAAGTGTTCATCTCTGAATGGAGATCTTGTTTTCCTATGActatccttctttccaatgaTTGGCTCTTCTGCATGAGAAGACTTGTACTTGAAGATGTTTTTGGATTGTGTTGCTTCTTAAGGACCATCATGAGGTACTTCAGAACCTTCTGCCTATGGATTAGCTTCAGATGTTAGATTGGCTCATGAACCAACAACTTCTGAAGCTTGATTGTCCTTTGGATCAACAACTTCTAGACATATAGCAGTTGAATCTTGAGAAACTTGTGAAAGGCCAGCTTTTGAGGAGTCTTCAAATACCTGTAACTTTGCAAAACTTTCAACAAGCTCTGACATGTGATTTTCAAGATCTTTGTCATCGAATTTTATGTGTATTGACTCTTCAACCATTTTGATTTCAGAGTTATACACCTTGTATGCCTTAGAGCGTTCACAGTATCCTAAGAAGATACCCTTTTGGGCTTTGGCATCAAATTTATTTAGATAAACTTTGTTGTTCAAAATGTAACATGTACATTCAAactgatgaaaataagaaatgctcgactttcttcctttgaagagctCGTGTGATATTTTGTTTAGAATAAGTCTAATATAGGTTATGTTCAATATAAAGGAGGAGTCTAAACCTAAGAAGATGACGAAGCTGAGAATAAGGATTAGTGTATTTtagaattttgtttgttctttgtATTTGTGATCCTCTCATGTTGATACTAAGTTGGACTGATTGTTATTTGTTCATTATGAttcactcatgagcttttaagcaagagtgtaAATAAAATTATTGTTCATCTATATTTAGTAGGAGTTGTTATATTCCGAAAATTAATAACCTTGTTAAATgttttgaaacaaaacaaaaaaagagagGTGCTCGCTTACGTACGAAATTTATTAAGGTCTCTCACCTTAGCCCtaacacacacaaaaaaaccTTAGcccaacacaaaaaaaaaaaaaaaaacatgccaAAAATTCCATATAGATTGAAAAAACTCCCATGCACATCTAACCTCAATCCATTCGAGGTTTTGGATCCATTaaatgaatgttttttttttttaagtagaaGAACTTcaagtttttataaaatatacaaaGTTTTGGTTTTGGATTCTAAAATCTTTCATCCGCCgaataagaatattttgaaacaaaattgtacataaaaagaaactaaaaacaAGATGACAACGTTGATGTCTTTAATGTAAATATTCTCAATTTATAAATTTAAGTATTTTTAACTCTACTCCTTTTTTGAcaacttttttttaacactacTCCGTTTTTGACAGTTTCTTTAACACTTCCCtaaataacttattttaaatttctaATGAAATCATGTTTACAAGACCTATAAAATCTTTTTTAGTTAATATCAAACAATGTAtgataatgttttaaaaagaCTTTCCTCACATAACAATATCAACacgaaaatagaatagaatataatttttaaaaaaagacaatacCAAAGTCTCAACTCAAGGGGGTTTGATCCTTGTGGGCCCCACAATTGTCCATAAATATTGAGTCCTCCCATGTCCTAGTTGTATATTTTCTTGAACCAAGTCTTTCCATAACCTCATAGTGTCGACATGGTTTGCCAAGAAGAGTTATTGATTGAAAAAGTGTGTGACTTGTATGAACAAATCTCAAGTCTTGAAACACTCAAACCTTGCAAAAATGTCGACATGCTTTTCACTGAACTTGTCCTCACATGCATGCCACCTAGTCCTATAGATGTCACAAAACTCCCAAAAACAATTCAAGAAAAAAGGTCACACCTCATAAGGCTATGTGGTGAAGCTGAAGGGTATTTGGAGAGACACTACTCAGCTATTTTAGGTTCATACCAAAACCCTCTTGATCATCTTCATATTTTTCCTTATTACTCTAACTACATCAAACTTGGTCACCTTGAGTTTTCTATCCTTAGCCAACACTGTTCTCATGTCCCTTCCAAAATTGCTTTTATTGGTTCTGGACCTCTTCCCCTTACCTCAATTGTATTGGCATCAAATCATTTACCTTCAACCACTTTTCATAACTACGACATCGACCCTCTGGCTAATTCTAGCGCAGAGCATCTGGTGTCATCTGATCCTGACTTGTCAAACCGTATGGTTTTTCACACCAATGACATATTGGACGTGACTGATGATTTGAAAGAGTTTGAAATTGTTTACCTAGCTGCCCTTGTTGGTATGAACAAGGAGGAGAAGAATCGAATTATTGATCATCTGGAGAAGCACATGGCTCCTGGAGCACTTCTTATGCTAAGGAGTGCTCATGGAGCGCGTGCTTTTCTCTATCCAGTAGTTGAACCTTCTGACCTTCGAGGCTTTGAGGTCCTCTCGATCTTCCACCCTATGGATGAAGTTATCAACTCGGTTGTCATATCGCGTAAGTATCATGTGCCTAAACACTCACTTGATCAAGGCCTTGGTTCCATGATCCTACCAAACAAGTGCTCTGAGATTCAAGTTTTCAATCCTCTTAGGAGCCTCAACCATGGAAATATGATTGAGGAATTGACCATTGAGGATCAACTCATGTGAATCTCTATCCCTTTCTGATTTGCTTTATATATCTACTACTTATTTACTTACTTAGCATATCTCTAGCACATGCTAGCAAGATTGAATGAAGATTGTGTCATGTCATTACAATTTAGTTATACTATATATTTTCTATTCATGTGATCTCCAAGTGCTTTGTATTTCATGGAGCACAacatatgtgattttcatattgtATTTAAATTTTCAATAAATATAAAGAGATTATTGTGTTTTAAATCAAGTACTTTGTCCCCCCTTTGTTTTTAACTTGAAtaactaatttcagtttcaatcaATCAAAAAACTGATCTTCCTCCATTGGTGTCTAATCAATTTGCCTTTCAAATAATGTGCAGAAACAGCCGCGACAAAACAATATCAAAAGTCGTCGATATCAATATTGTTATTCAattttatatgataaaaaaatGTGACCACAGAGACTGCAATCATTATTGCAAGATTTATACCGATCAAAATTGCAAAAGTTTTTATGCGATTGTTATGCTACCGTTATTTAACAATTTTGGCTATCAAATCAGAAACGTCTTTGTTTGCTTTGAAAGGATGCCTACTTATCTTCCTTTTTCAAGATACGTAATTGATCCATCAATGATAATAAAATTTATGTGGATGGCATATTTAGATACCTTCGACCTTATAATAGAACCAATTGAGGAAGCATTAAGGATATCTTTAAATTGTTTTCAACTGTCAGTTCATGAAATTGCTAGGTTTATATCTTCCACAATTAAGATGCCAATAATATTGCTATATTGAGGAAGTTAACGTTGATggagaaacttaaaaataaaaaaaaatccaattttttataAGGTGGAGAGACATTATTTTTGTTGGGTTATAATCATAAATCATGTACAGTATATAATATGTATTTTGTTAGTTTATAGAAGTCAGTGattaaagatatttctgacattTGGTTCCTTTCATCTATTTGTTCTGttagtaaataaattattatagctACTGCCCATACTCCAAAAGAGGAATATATCTTGATATTTTCTCAATATAGAATATATTTTAAGAAATGGGAGTTCTATTATTACAgtttagtgtatatatatatatatatatatatatatatatatatatatatatatatatatatatatatatatatatatatatatatatatatatatatatatatatatatatatatatatggcatatcatatgagaatgacttttttatatgagatgtgagaatgaatctgaaccattgaattttaaaataaacggtggagattatgtgtgaattttttttctctcctccattattaaaataaatgatgtaggatagagaaaaaaagattcacacataatctccaccgtttattttaaaattcaatggttcagattcattatcacattctcatataaaaaaatcattctcatatgatattatatatatatatatatatatatatatatatatatatatatatatatatatatatatatatatatatatatatatatatatatatatatatatatatatatatatatatatatatatatatatatataaaaaattaattaattaattattcactTGATTAGAAGTTTGTCCAGCACTAATGTGAGAATTTATAAGCTTTCGTTGGTTGATATCATATAAAATGTTTATGTTTTGATATTCAAATATCATATCttttaaaaattgttattttttgaaaaaacaacacatTATAAAGAGCACTTAAAAGTGTCAGTTTGGCTTAGGTCTAGATTCCATACAAATGAGGTTTTTGTTCACTATAGTTTT
The Vicia villosa cultivar HV-30 ecotype Madison, WI linkage group LG6, Vvil1.0, whole genome shotgun sequence genome window above contains:
- the LOC131612805 gene encoding nicotianamine synthase-like encodes the protein MVCQEELLIEKVCDLYEQISSLETLKPCKNVDMLFTELVLTCMPPSPIDVTKLPKTIQEKRSHLIRLCGEAEGYLERHYSAILGSYQNPLDHLHIFPYYSNYIKLGHLEFSILSQHCSHVPSKIAFIGSGPLPLTSIVLASNHLPSTTFHNYDIDPLANSSAEHLVSSDPDLSNRMVFHTNDILDVTDDLKEFEIVYLAALVGMNKEEKNRIIDHLEKHMAPGALLMLRSAHGARAFLYPVVEPSDLRGFEVLSIFHPMDEVINSVVISRKYHVPKHSLDQGLGSMILPNKCSEIQVFNPLRSLNHGNMIEELTIEDQLM